Proteins encoded together in one Orrella marina window:
- the gspE gene encoding type II secretion system ATPase GspE — MTVRLPFVWARANGVLIETDSQGQRLVICPRTPQWALAEMRRVHGSLPIQSVSDTEFETRIARTYADTDDAAAIVDSVSNDYDLDRLMQAMPEVEDLLEVHDDAPVIRMINALITQAVRDGASDIHLEAFETRSVVRYRVDGTLRTIVAPRRALHNAMISRIKIMAGLDIAEKRLPQDGRIALLIGGKAVDVRVSTLPTGHGERAVLRLLDKTAGRLTLEHLGMAPSVLSQLDTLIHRPHGIVLVTGPTGSGKSTTLYAALSRLDTGTANILTVEDPIEYDLPGVGQTQVNPRIDLSFARALRAILRQDPDIIMIGEIRDLETAQIAVQAALTGHLVLATLHTNDAVASITRLTDMGIEPFLLASTLQGVLAQRLFRKLCRHCKMAQPDGSFEPAPDGCVHCGNTGYSGRSGIHELLVIDEQLREMIHDETSEQFIRQKAIERGMRTLNQDGQRWVESGDTTAAEIIRITRDP; from the coding sequence ACGCCGCAATGGGCCCTCGCCGAGATGCGCCGGGTACATGGATCACTGCCCATCCAGAGCGTGAGCGACACCGAGTTCGAGACTCGCATCGCCAGGACCTATGCCGACACAGACGACGCGGCCGCAATTGTTGACTCGGTCAGCAACGACTACGACCTGGACCGTCTGATGCAGGCCATGCCAGAGGTTGAGGATTTGCTCGAAGTCCACGACGACGCGCCTGTCATCAGGATGATCAACGCACTGATCACACAGGCTGTTCGTGATGGTGCCAGTGACATCCATCTGGAAGCGTTTGAAACACGCTCTGTCGTGCGATATCGGGTTGACGGCACCTTGCGTACCATCGTAGCGCCCAGAAGGGCCCTGCACAACGCCATGATTTCACGCATCAAGATCATGGCTGGCCTGGACATCGCAGAAAAGCGCCTTCCGCAGGATGGACGAATCGCCCTTTTGATTGGAGGCAAGGCAGTCGATGTCCGGGTCTCGACACTGCCGACCGGTCATGGTGAGCGGGCAGTGCTCAGACTACTCGACAAGACTGCGGGCAGACTGACGCTTGAACACCTGGGGATGGCACCGAGCGTCCTGAGCCAGCTCGACACGCTGATCCACCGCCCCCACGGCATCGTGCTGGTGACTGGGCCGACCGGTAGCGGCAAGAGCACCACGCTGTATGCGGCCTTGAGCCGCCTCGACACCGGCACCGCCAATATCCTGACAGTTGAAGATCCGATCGAGTACGATTTGCCGGGCGTTGGCCAGACGCAAGTCAATCCGCGCATCGATCTGAGCTTCGCGAGAGCCTTGCGCGCTATCCTGAGACAGGACCCCGACATCATCATGATCGGCGAGATACGCGACCTGGAAACCGCTCAGATTGCCGTTCAGGCCGCCCTGACAGGTCACCTGGTGCTGGCCACGCTCCATACCAACGATGCTGTCGCTTCGATCACACGTCTGACCGACATGGGGATCGAACCCTTCCTGCTCGCCTCGACACTGCAAGGAGTTCTTGCACAGAGATTGTTCAGAAAACTGTGCCGGCACTGCAAGATGGCACAACCCGATGGATCGTTCGAACCAGCACCTGATGGATGTGTCCATTGTGGAAACACGGGATATTCGGGACGTAGTGGAATCCACGAGTTGCTTGTCATCGACGAGCAACTGCGAGAAATGATTCATGATGAGACAAGCGAACAGTTCATCCGGCAAAAGGCCATCGAGCGTGGCATGCGCACGCTGAATCAGGACGGACAGCGCTGGGTCGAGTCGGGCGACACTACCGCGGCCGAGATTATCCGCATCACCCGGGATCCCTGA
- the gspF gene encoding type II secretion system inner membrane protein GspF yields the protein MPNYQYEAADQVSGKLSQGQIDAESERNARQQLRAKGLIPLKITPGQTSRSALSPGRARLRSSELGWLTRQFANLLDAGLTLEATLTAALEQADRKPVAHMLAAIRADVRAGHRLSDALSAHPKEFPAIYRGLIEAGESSGELPKVMSRLANYLDSRHATQNKLVTALIYPALVTMVALVMVLFLLTHVVPQVVGAFTQTQQRLPWATEVLLGVSHYVQHWGWQSALVILAGMLATRLLLRDPRARRRWDTKLLGLPVLGRYIQEVNTERFASTLAILVGSGVPLLMALESSRKTLTNTQLQAAIGDTTERVRQGSTLYSALQAQKAFPPILVHLVESGERTGQLPELLERAAITLSSEVQQRTSRLAAVLEPLATLIMGALVLFIVLAIMLPIIEINQLVQ from the coding sequence ATGCCGAATTACCAGTATGAAGCGGCTGATCAGGTTTCTGGGAAGCTCTCTCAAGGCCAGATTGACGCAGAAAGCGAACGCAATGCCCGTCAGCAGTTACGCGCAAAAGGTCTGATTCCGCTCAAGATCACGCCCGGACAGACGTCTAGATCTGCCTTGTCGCCAGGCCGGGCGCGTCTGCGCTCCTCCGAACTGGGCTGGCTGACACGCCAGTTTGCAAACTTGCTTGACGCAGGACTGACACTCGAGGCAACGCTGACCGCAGCACTCGAGCAGGCCGATCGCAAACCTGTCGCCCACATGCTGGCGGCGATTCGCGCCGATGTGCGAGCGGGGCATCGTCTCAGCGATGCGCTATCAGCTCACCCAAAAGAGTTTCCTGCCATTTATCGTGGTCTGATCGAGGCTGGGGAGTCCTCGGGCGAACTGCCCAAAGTCATGAGCCGGCTGGCGAACTATCTGGACTCTCGTCATGCCACTCAGAACAAGCTCGTCACGGCGCTGATCTACCCGGCGCTGGTGACGATGGTTGCGCTAGTCATGGTACTGTTTCTGTTAACCCACGTCGTTCCGCAGGTGGTGGGCGCGTTTACCCAGACTCAGCAGCGCCTGCCATGGGCAACAGAGGTACTTCTGGGCGTGAGCCACTATGTGCAACATTGGGGTTGGCAATCGGCTCTGGTCATTCTGGCAGGGATGCTCGCGACACGATTGCTGCTGCGTGATCCGCGCGCTCGCAGGCGCTGGGACACCAAGCTGCTAGGCCTTCCGGTTCTCGGTCGCTACATTCAGGAAGTGAACACTGAGAGGTTTGCTTCAACGCTTGCCATTCTTGTGGGAAGTGGCGTCCCGCTCCTCATGGCACTCGAATCTTCCCGCAAAACCTTGACCAACACCCAGCTTCAGGCCGCCATCGGGGACACCACCGAGCGTGTCAGGCAAGGCAGCACCCTTTACTCGGCATTGCAGGCGCAGAAGGCTTTCCCGCCAATCCTGGTACATCTGGTCGAAAGCGGTGAGCGAACCGGTCAGCTACCCGAGCTACTCGAACGCGCTGCGATCACACTGTCTTCAGAGGTACAGCAGCGCACATCCCGACTGGCCGCCGTGCTGGAACCCCTGGCGACCCTGATCATGGGTGCACTGGTACTGTTTATCGTACTGGCCATCATGCTGCCGATCATCGAGATCAACCAGCTGGTGCAATGA
- a CDS encoding formylglycine-generating enzyme family protein, producing MARTNAGRFSRVGLATLAVAVLVLAGWWLGSLWSGSSWLERPGWQTGPRDTPHEIVVGDGVTGPADMAWVPGGEFLMGSDSRLAQPNEKPAHPVRVDGFWMDVTHVTNQDFARFVEETGYVTTAQRKPDWETIRVQLPPGTPRPPEEVLVSGAMVFTGTSAPANLMHYWQWWTYVPGADWRFPQGPDSTIEGKADHPVVQVSYEDVLAYAHWAGKRLPTEAEWEFAARGGLEQATYVWGDELMPEGRLQANYWSDSPTFPVVSPKAGGATGTLPVKTFAPNGYGLYDMTGNAWQWVADWYQADYFIEQARKAKGHIVDPQGPSQSYDPYEPGVPADAPKRVIRGGSFLCNERYCLSYRPSARQGSDPYSPMSHLGFRLVSDAPAP from the coding sequence ATGGCACGTACTAATGCAGGCCGCTTCAGCCGGGTCGGGTTAGCAACGCTGGCAGTTGCTGTTCTCGTCCTGGCTGGATGGTGGCTCGGATCGCTGTGGTCAGGGTCATCATGGCTGGAAAGACCAGGCTGGCAGACAGGTCCCCGCGACACACCACATGAAATCGTGGTGGGTGACGGGGTGACCGGGCCAGCTGACATGGCCTGGGTCCCGGGCGGCGAGTTTCTGATGGGTAGCGACAGCCGGCTGGCGCAACCAAACGAAAAACCGGCACATCCAGTTCGGGTCGACGGATTCTGGATGGATGTCACGCACGTGACCAATCAGGACTTTGCCAGGTTTGTCGAAGAAACAGGTTATGTCACAACCGCTCAGCGTAAGCCAGACTGGGAAACGATCAGGGTCCAGTTGCCACCAGGTACGCCGCGTCCTCCTGAGGAAGTGCTTGTATCTGGTGCGATGGTGTTTACAGGCACATCCGCGCCAGCGAATCTGATGCATTACTGGCAGTGGTGGACCTATGTGCCAGGCGCTGACTGGCGTTTTCCACAAGGTCCGGACAGCACGATCGAAGGTAAAGCCGATCATCCTGTTGTTCAGGTCAGCTATGAAGATGTGCTTGCCTATGCCCACTGGGCAGGCAAACGGTTGCCGACTGAAGCCGAATGGGAATTTGCGGCCAGAGGCGGTCTTGAGCAGGCGACCTATGTCTGGGGGGATGAGCTGATGCCAGAGGGTCGTTTGCAGGCCAATTACTGGAGCGATTCGCCAACGTTTCCTGTCGTCAGCCCGAAGGCGGGTGGCGCGACCGGCACATTACCGGTTAAAACTTTTGCGCCCAATGGGTACGGTCTGTACGACATGACCGGTAACGCATGGCAATGGGTCGCTGACTGGTACCAGGCAGATTACTTCATTGAACAGGCTCGAAAGGCTAAGGGACACATTGTGGATCCGCAAGGCCCCTCGCAATCCTACGATCCCTATGAGCCTGGCGTGCCGGCAGATGCTCCAAAGCGCGTGATTCGAGGTGGGTCATTCCTGTGTAACGAGCGGTATTGCCTGTCCTATCGCCCTAGTGCGCGTCAGGGCAGTGATCCATACAGCCCGATGTCACACCTTGGCTTTCGGCTAGTCAGTGACGCCCCTGCGCCATAG
- a CDS encoding sulfatase-like hydrolase/transferase, with amino-acid sequence MKGVTTIAGAIVLSAGLAGCDSGGGGSSAAADDDTAKPNILFVIMDDVGIDQMKSFGYGGVTGPFLPNMDAIAKAGVRFRNTWSMPECSPGRAAAFVGRYPYRTNIYQAIGPNDLANSQISPYEVTVPKMLDQADYESAMFGKFHLAGPENNSAGITTPRELGWDYFYGWIGGLPGSIDTTAGGVAPAGTYSCGFVPGRAAGGTDRGACYQADGSCSSLSRSKSDLEAPGLQCLDSGGIFVPDQSCGAPPSGLNFNVQNAYYVSPLVILDGDSVEDVPLTDPRSRGYRTRIETDAAIQWINSRSGNRPWMASVSYSSAHTPWQQPPSSLIPGPLNPGFDGFSCTNTVNGRVIQDRMTEAMDTEFGRLMVQTGLATQDADGRLIYDPQASNTVIVIVGDNGTLGTAVKLPFSPSEAKGTAYQTGIWDPLIIAGPMVTEPDRDVEHMVNMVDVFQFFGEVADLDAHAVVPQTLDSVGIMPYLESAGQSSLRTINFSMGGVNYQANGARNAPCAISTSCSQIPVSKSVCEDNSGIWWGPGYTDPSVIDNGGQGYSMCYEVNKALYDNGQTMFNILPETSIAVRNDTYKLVRNITQDYLPQTDSVQTITTEELYTVNQAVPVPLLDTPDRNLLPAKDAATQSQYTSLRTTMDSILASEPYCAGDGNIDGVVNAKDVANWSQIASSWGLSSVYDFFVNGVLDGKTNSVDGDIIQANLGRTCPPSYGTY; translated from the coding sequence ATGAAAGGTGTTACCACAATTGCCGGTGCAATCGTGTTGTCCGCAGGTCTTGCGGGTTGTGATAGTGGTGGTGGGGGCAGTAGTGCTGCGGCCGACGACGATACCGCCAAACCGAATATTCTGTTTGTCATCATGGACGATGTCGGCATCGACCAGATGAAATCATTTGGTTACGGGGGCGTCACAGGTCCCTTTCTTCCGAACATGGATGCGATCGCCAAAGCCGGCGTGCGATTCCGCAATACCTGGTCCATGCCAGAGTGCTCCCCCGGACGGGCGGCTGCATTTGTAGGCCGTTACCCTTACCGGACGAACATTTATCAGGCGATTGGTCCCAATGATCTGGCCAACTCCCAGATATCCCCGTATGAGGTGACGGTCCCCAAGATGCTGGATCAGGCCGATTACGAAAGCGCGATGTTCGGCAAGTTTCACCTGGCTGGACCCGAGAATAATTCGGCCGGTATCACTACTCCACGAGAGCTTGGCTGGGATTACTTCTACGGCTGGATTGGCGGTTTGCCGGGTTCGATCGATACCACTGCCGGTGGCGTTGCGCCAGCCGGAACCTATTCCTGCGGGTTTGTGCCCGGTCGCGCCGCGGGAGGAACTGATCGCGGGGCCTGTTATCAGGCCGACGGATCTTGTAGCAGCCTGAGCAGGTCAAAGTCAGATCTGGAGGCGCCAGGACTGCAGTGTCTGGACTCTGGCGGGATTTTTGTGCCTGACCAGAGTTGTGGCGCACCCCCTTCGGGTCTGAACTTCAACGTTCAGAATGCCTACTACGTTTCTCCGCTGGTCATTCTCGATGGTGACAGTGTAGAGGACGTGCCGCTGACCGATCCACGGTCACGCGGCTATCGCACACGGATCGAGACTGATGCCGCCATCCAGTGGATCAACAGTCGTTCCGGCAATCGGCCGTGGATGGCGTCGGTTAGTTACAGTTCTGCTCACACACCCTGGCAGCAACCACCATCGAGCCTGATTCCTGGTCCACTTAATCCCGGGTTTGATGGTTTCAGTTGCACCAATACTGTAAATGGCCGGGTGATTCAGGATCGCATGACCGAGGCGATGGATACCGAGTTTGGCCGGCTCATGGTCCAGACCGGACTCGCGACACAGGACGCAGATGGTCGTTTGATCTACGATCCCCAGGCGAGCAATACCGTCATTGTGATCGTTGGAGACAATGGCACGCTGGGCACTGCGGTCAAACTGCCATTCTCGCCGAGTGAAGCGAAAGGTACTGCGTATCAGACCGGTATCTGGGACCCGTTAATCATCGCTGGTCCTATGGTGACTGAACCTGATCGTGACGTCGAGCATATGGTCAACATGGTGGATGTTTTCCAGTTCTTTGGCGAAGTCGCTGACCTGGATGCCCATGCGGTCGTACCGCAGACGCTCGATTCGGTGGGGATCATGCCATACCTGGAATCTGCCGGGCAGAGCAGTCTTCGCACCATCAATTTTTCGATGGGTGGCGTGAATTATCAGGCTAATGGCGCTCGCAATGCGCCTTGTGCGATCAGTACCTCTTGTTCCCAGATCCCGGTGTCCAAATCGGTCTGCGAAGACAATTCTGGCATCTGGTGGGGCCCTGGGTACACCGATCCTTCCGTCATCGACAATGGCGGTCAAGGCTACAGCATGTGTTATGAAGTGAACAAGGCACTCTATGACAACGGGCAGACCATGTTCAATATTCTGCCGGAAACATCAATTGCTGTTCGCAATGACACGTACAAGCTGGTTCGCAATATCACTCAGGATTATTTGCCCCAGACGGACTCGGTTCAAACCATCACGACCGAAGAGCTCTATACCGTGAATCAGGCTGTTCCAGTGCCGCTGCTTGACACGCCGGACCGCAATCTGCTTCCGGCCAAGGATGCAGCGACCCAGTCACAGTACACCAGCTTGCGTACCACTATGGACAGCATTCTGGCTTCTGAACCGTATTGTGCGGGCGATGGCAACATTGATGGCGTGGTCAACGCAAAAGATGTCGCCAACTGGAGCCAGATCGCTTCGAGCTGGGGGCTGTCGAGTGTGTATGACTTTTTTGTCAATGGTGTGCTGGATGGCAAGACCAACTCAGTTGATGGAGACATCATTCAGGCGAACCTAGGCCGGACCTGCCCTCCAAGTTATGGCACGTACTAA
- a CDS encoding 3-hydroxyacyl-CoA dehydrogenase, translating into MKVAIVGSGLVGQAWAIVYARGGCQVQMWDGSEQALQTGYEIVKRQIRELQACGLLDNPEDVTGRLQICSSLEDVLDGVDYVQESLPEKVEIKRQIFEQMDTLAPSGVILASSTSSIPASAFTDALAGQNRCLVAHPVNPPYLIPVVEICPAPWTDPDVVLRTRQLMDQIGQKPVTVNEEVEGFVLNRLQGALLREAFRLVERGVVSVEDLDATVKDGLGLRWAFMGPLETIDLNAPGGLKEYCNRYGGMFQRMSLEQTSTEPWSDSLVERLDQERRELLSADELEKRRIWRDQRLMALMRHKRSEAQ; encoded by the coding sequence ATGAAAGTTGCCATTGTTGGAAGTGGTCTGGTTGGTCAGGCATGGGCGATTGTGTATGCCCGTGGTGGGTGTCAGGTGCAGATGTGGGATGGGAGTGAGCAAGCCTTGCAAACGGGCTACGAAATCGTCAAGCGGCAGATTCGTGAGCTTCAAGCGTGCGGCCTGCTTGATAATCCCGAGGATGTGACTGGGCGACTTCAGATCTGTTCATCACTGGAAGATGTGCTTGATGGCGTCGACTACGTGCAAGAGAGTCTCCCTGAGAAGGTTGAGATCAAGCGACAGATTTTTGAACAGATGGACACCCTGGCACCGTCAGGTGTCATTCTGGCGAGCTCGACTTCCAGCATTCCTGCTTCGGCCTTTACCGACGCGCTGGCCGGGCAAAACCGGTGCCTGGTAGCGCATCCGGTCAATCCCCCATACCTGATCCCTGTGGTGGAGATCTGTCCCGCACCCTGGACTGACCCGGATGTGGTGCTGCGAACCCGGCAACTTATGGATCAGATCGGGCAGAAGCCTGTTACGGTCAACGAAGAGGTTGAAGGGTTTGTACTGAACCGGTTGCAGGGGGCATTGTTGAGAGAGGCCTTCCGGCTGGTTGAGCGGGGTGTGGTCAGTGTCGAAGATCTGGATGCGACGGTCAAGGACGGGCTCGGTTTGCGCTGGGCCTTTATGGGGCCTTTAGAGACTATTGATCTGAACGCACCAGGCGGTTTGAAGGAGTACTGCAACCGTTATGGCGGCATGTTTCAGCGCATGTCGCTTGAGCAGACGAGTACCGAGCCTTGGTCAGACAGTCTGGTAGAGCGTCTGGACCAGGAAAGGCGAGAGCTGCTGTCCGCAGATGAGCTTGAGAAACGACGGATCTGGCGTGATCAGCGCCTCATGGCTCTGATGCGGCACAAACGATCTGAAGCGCAATGA